The Vibrio aerogenes nucleotide sequence GAAAAAGCCCCGGCATACGCCAGGGCTTTGAATGTGGTCGGTGAAGAGGGATTCGAACCCCCGACCCTCTGGTCCCAAACCAGATGCGCTACCAAACTGCGCTATTCACCGAAAGAAACAATTTATTCACCGAAAGAAACAATTTATGTTCATCAGAATGTCTCATTCGGGCCGTATGATACTGATTCTTTTTCCTGAAGCAACTTATTTCTGCATGTTTTTCAAAAAAAAGCTCCAAGTGGTTAAAAGACACTCTACAGCAGATGTAAATGTGACTATAAGCACATATTTTTCAACAAAAATTCAACCAATTAAACACATTTGATCCAGATCAGCACTTTCTGAAACATTGCGACTTAATGTGGACCGTGTTGTTATCTATTACGAAAATATCAACGACATGAATCCCTGATTTTGAATGCCAGTCTCTGCCAAGCGAATCAGGGTTTGTAAATTTTTGTAACATGATCAATAACAAATCTCCTCACTAGATCGCTTAGCAACTGTAAATAAACAGAAAATGCTATGCACCGGAGCGGATATTATGTCCACTCCGGTTTTTTATATCTTTGGTCTCAGAAAGAATGCTGATGATCCGGTCATTTGATTGAAAATCCCCTATCCATATCTGTTTCATCCATATATCCCACCAGACAAACAAATGGTAAACTCCGGACAATGGTATATCTGAGGCTTCAGATTACCGGATTGTAGTCGTCGAATCACGTTTGGAGTCCTGCTTATGTCCCAGGAAGATTTCAATCTGTTTCAGCAGATGGTTCAGGGGGTAAAACCTTTAAGTCATGATACAGCCGAGCTGAAAACCAGTCACCAGGCCACTGAGGCGCAGTTAGCCCGGCGGGAAGCGGCTGAGTTTATCAATAAAGATGATGAAGATTATCTTTCCTTAAATCATGCACCGATGCTTAAGCCTTATGATGTCATTGCATTTAAAAGAAATGGTGTACAGGATGGCGTTTACAGGAAATTACGTCTGGGAAAGTATCCGCTTCAGGCCAGGTTAGATCTTCACCGCCATACTCTCGAACAAGCCAGAAAAGAAATCATCAGATTTATCGATCAATGTAATAAAATGGATATCAGGACGGTTGTGATTGTTCATGGCAAAGGGGAACGCTCCAATCCTCCTGCATTGCTCAAAAGTTTTATTGCTCACTGGATGCCACAAATTGATAACGTTCAATGTGTTCACAGCGCCCAGCCTCAGCATGGTGGAACCGGCGCAGTTTATGTACTACTCAGAAAAAGTCAGGCACAAAAGCTGGAAAACCGGGAACGTCATCAAAAAAGACATCCAATCTCCTGAACAGAAACGGAGATAAAAAATACGGGTTGATATGACTCAACCCGTATTTTCTTACTTAATTTATCACTTCGTACCAATGATTACTTCGTACCAAAAATCTTATCGCCCGCATCACCGAGTCCGGGGACGATATAGCCTTTATCATTCAGCTTTTCATCAATTGCTGCTGTATAAAGTTCCACATCAGGGTGGGCTTTTTCTAATGCTTCAATCCCTTCAGGCGCAGCAACCAGAACTAACACTTTGAAGTTTTTGCAGCCCTTTGATTTCAGCAAATCAATGGTCGCAATCATCGAACCACCAGTGGCAAGCATCGGATCCACAACAAGTGCGATACGTTCCTCAATATTTGAAGCGATTTTGTTGAAATAAGGAACAGGCTGAAGGGTTTCTTCATCACGGTAGATACCCACCACACTAATCCGGGCACTGGGAATGTGCTCCAGCACACCATCCATCATGCCAAGCCCGGCTCTCAGAATCGGCACAACAGTGACTTTTTTCCCTTTCAGTTGATCAACCTCAACCGGTCCATCCCAACCTTCAATCGTCACTTTTTCTGTTTCAAAATTTGCGGTTGCTTCATAAGTCAATAAACTACCGACCTCAGTCGCCAGTTCACGAAAACGCTTTGTGCTGATATCCCCTTCCCGCATCAGGCCTAATTTGTGTTTGACCAAAGGGTGTTTAATTTCAACAACTTTCATCTACATCTCCGACAATAATCTCATCAATAAACTTGCTGATTATATACTGAAATGTGACCTGACGTCAGAACACAAACGGATTACATGAGTCAATTTCATAGCCGTTACATAAAAAAATCTGTACCACACACACAAATTAGCCGACGATCCCGTTCATTGATGCCTCATATACCCAAGTGACCTCAAGATGCAGGATTCAGAGCGCCATCAACAGGTCCGGTTCAAGGAAAAGAACTGAAGGAATGCACCCGCCTTTCGAAGTTATTTGACGCAGAAATGGACCTGTTGATGCGCTCCCGAAGGGCGAGATTGATTGGCTCCTGCCCTGTGTTACTGATTTTCAACGTAGAATGACTATGTTTACAAATCAGTGCCTTGGTCAGAAGCCAATCAACTCTCGCTGAACATGCATCTTAAGGTCACTTGGGTATATCGCCTTGACAGGCGGTTATCATTTCTTCTGCTATTTTCCCTGAACCTGACTGGGTTGATAAAACTCTGAATCCAGCATCTTGAGGTCACCTGAGTATAAATCAGCAAAAATGATTTTTTCAGACAAGAAAATACACGCAAACGTTTTCCTTTTATTATTTTCCCTTGTAGAATAGCGCCGTTTTCATATCCAACTAACAAACGAGGACGACCCCGTGACTGGACAAAACAAGTCTCTGAGTTACAAAGATGCCGGTGTAGACATTGATGCAGGTAATGCACTTGTTGACAGAATTAAAGGTGCAGTAAAACAGACCCGACGCCCTGAAGTAATGGGAGGTTTAGGTGGTTTTGGTGCACTATGTGAAATCCCTGCTAAATATTCTCATCCTGTACTTGTCTCTGGTACCGATGGCGTAGGCACAAAACTACGTCTGGCTCTGGATATGAAAAAACATGATACGATCGGAATCGATTTAGTCGCGATGTGCGTCAATGATCTGATTGTTCAGGGGGCTGAACCTCTTTTTTTCCTCGATTATTATGCAACCGGAAAACTGGATGTCGATACCGCAGCTGATGTCGTCTCAGGTATTGCTGAGGGATGTCAATCAGCTGGATGTGCATTAATCGGCGGTGAAACGGCTGAAATGCCCGGCATGTATGAAGGTAACGATTATGATGTTGCTGGTTTTTGCGTCGGTGTTGTCGAAAAAGAAAATATCATCGATGGATCAAAAGTCAGTGCAGGTGACAGCCTGATTGCTGTAGGTTCAAGTGGCCCTCATTCAAATGGTTTTTCTCTTATTCGTAAAATCCTGGAAGTTTCCGGCGCTGATTTAAGTGAAAAGCTGGAAAATAAAACCATTGGTGAACACCTGCTGGAACCCACAAAAATCTATATCAAATCTGGTTTAAAACTGATTGCAGAACATGATATTCATGCAATTTCTCATATTACCGGTGGTGGTTTCTGGGAAAATATCCCAAGAGTGCTTCCTGAGAATACAAAGGCAGTCATTCAGGGAAATAGCTGGGAATGGCCGGAAATCTTCAAGTGGCTTCAGGCTCAGGGAAATGTCGAGACCCATGAAATGTACCGGACATTTAACTGTGGTGTCGGGCTCATCATCGCCCTTCCTTCTGAGCAGGCTCACTCTGCAGTTGAACTTTTAAAGGCAGAAGGTGAAAATGCATGGATTATCGGTCAGATCGAACAAGCCGACACGAATGAAGAACAGGTTGAGATAAAGTAATTTAATGAAAAATATTGTTGTATTAGTTTCAGGAAACGGGACGAATTTGCAGGCGATTATCGATGCCTGCGATTCAGATATCACGAACGGGAAAGTGACCGCTGTTTTCTCAAATAAAGCAGATGCATTTGCTCTGGAACGAGCCAAACAAGCCGGTGCCAGTGCAATTTTTGTTGATCCCAAATCGTTTGATACCAGAGATGCTTTTGATCGCTCTTTAATGGAGCAAATTGATCAGTTTGAACCAACGCTGATTATACTTGCTGGATATATGCGGATCCTCAGTGGAGAATTTGTTCGCCATTACATGGGTAAAATGATCAATATCCATCCATCTCTTCTGCCAAAATATCCGGGACTGAATACTTATCAACGAGCAATCTTGGCCGGTGACGAGGAACACGGCACCAGCGTTCATTTTGTAACTGAACAACTCGACGGCGGACCGGTCATCCTTCAGGCGAAAGTTCCTATTGACGATGATGATACAATCGACACTCTGACGAAAAAGGTCCAAACTGAAGAACACCGCATTTATCCTCTGGTCGCGAAGTGGTTTATTGAAGAGCGTGTAAGGATGGAAAACGGCATTGCATACTTTGATGATAAAGAACTTGGCGTTCACGGTTACACCGGTCCTCATAACTGATTGTGTCCTTATAACTGATGATGTCCTCATAAATGATTGTTTGGTTGGCCATCGTGGCCTTCATGCAAACATATCAGACACAAAAAAAGAGAAAGGCAACACCTTTCTCTTTTTTCAAACAATCACCGGAGCGAAGTACTAATCACATGAAGCCGGAGCCTAACAACCGGGTTTCGCCTCAGCAAAAGGCACATCTTTCAATAACGCAGCATTGCTTTCTATCAGTTCTCCACAATGAAAAACGTTATACTCTCCCGGCTTCATCCGGGTCCACGCCTCATTAGCCGTTAAAGGCTGAGTTGCAATCACCGTGACAATATCCTCCGGGGAGGTCTCTTCCTGAAAATTAACTTCAACATCCTCATCGATCAATGTGGCTTTACCAAAAGGCGCCTGACGGGTGATCCAGTACAGATGATTCGTACAATAGCTCATGACATACTCACCATCTGTCAGCAGCATATTAAAGACCCCCATCTCTTTTAACTGATCACAGCAGGAAGCAATGTAACGATATACATCTTTCATGTTAGCCGGCGGCAGAGGATAAACATCATCCAGCTTTTTCAGTAACCAGCAGAAAGCCTGCTCACTATCTGTCTGACCAACCGGCCGATGATTTTCCGTATCAAGATCTTCAAAGCCAGTCAGCTGGCCATTATGGGCAAATGTCCAGAATCTACCCCATAGCTCTCTGGTAAATGGATGGGTATTTTCCAGATTTACGTGACCACGGTTTGCCTGTCTGATATGACTGACGACCGCTTTGCTCTTAATCGGATAATTCTGTACCAGTTGTGCAATTGCAGACTGATACCCTGGTTTTGGATCTTTAAAAGTCCTGAATCCTTTCCCCTCATAAAAGGTAATGCCCCAGCCATCCCGGTGTGGACCGGTTTTACCACCTCGCTGAATCAATCCTGTAAAACTAAAACAGATATCCGTCGGAACATTTGCACTCATCCCGAGCAATTCACACATATCACCTTTCTCCGTTATCAGGGGCAGTTATTCAACACCCTGATCAAGCCATTTCTTTCTCAATCAACATAATTAAAATATGAATGATTTTAATATGAATTTCCTGAATTCGATCAGCATAACCAAAATGCGGCACCCGGATTTCAACGTCAGCAATACCGGCCATTTTTCCACCATCTTTACCGGTTAATGCGATGGTTTTCATCCCTTTCGCTTTAGCCGCTTCTATTGCCTTCAAAATATTGCCTGAATTACCGGATGTTGATAGTCCGAATAAAACATCGCCCTGAGCACCAACCGCTTCAACATAGCGGGAAAAAACAAACTCATAACCAAAATCATTACTGACACAAGATAAGTGACTGGGATCTGAAATCGCAATTCCCGGATAACCCGGACGATTTTCACGATAACGCCCTGTCAACTCCTCGGCAAAATGCATCGCATCACAGTGAGAGCCACCGTTGCCACAGGAAAGAACTTTTCCTCCCTGCTTAAATGAATCTGCAAGCAACTTCGCCGCTTTTTCTATTTGAGCAATATTCTCATCATTACTTAAAAAAGTATTTAAAACATCAGCGGCTTCAGCCAGCTCATTTTTAATTAAATCCTGATACATAGGCCCGTTTCTCTTTGATATTCCGAAAATTATGTCACTATTATACTTGATATATTCTTAAGCTACCTCAAATCAACTGACAACATACTAAGAACTTCATACAAGAACAACAGAGTTACATCACGAAACTGGTAGGACCATCGGTTAAGCACTAAGCTTAAATCAGATGAATCCTCTCAGGAAGGAAAGACGTATGAGCCTGCTGTTTTCTGTGATTGTTTTATTTCTGATATGGGGAATTTGCTTATACCACCGGGCTTCTTTGCTTGTGACTCTCAGTAGCCTGTTCGCCACTTTAGCGATGTTAACCTTTTTAAACATCGCTGGGGCTGTTGCCTGGTACTTTATGTTACTCATTGTGGCCTGCACAACAATCCCGGCTTTAAGACAAATATTATTCACCTCTTTTTTATACAATCAGTTTTCAACCAAACTGCCACATATTTCCAAAACAGAAACTGAAGCACTGCATGCCGGAACGGTCTGGTGGGAAGCTGAATTATTCAGGGGAAAGCCAGACTGGAAAAAACTTCATCAATATCCTGCACCACATCTTACTGCGAAAGAACAGGCATTTATTGATGGGCCGGTGAACCAGGTCTGCGAAATGGCCAATGATTTTCAGATCACACATGAGCTGGCCGATTTACCGCCAGAGATCTGGAACTTCCTTAAAAAGCACCGGTTTTTTGCTCTTATTATCAAGAAACAATATGGCGGTCTTGAGTTTTCAGCGCATGCTCAATCGGTCATATTACAGAAGCTCGCCAGCGTCTCCGGTATCTTATCGATCACGGTTGGCGTACCTAACTCACTGGGACCCGGTGAATTGTTACAACATTATGGAACGGAAAAACAAAAAAATCATTATCTCCCCAGACTGGCATCAGGAAAAGAGATTCCATGCTTTGCCCTGACCAGCACTGAAGCAGGTTCAGACGCAACCTCCATTCCTGACAAAGGCATTGTTTGTGAGGGAACCTGGGACGGCAAAAAAATATTGGGTATCCGTCTGACATGGAACAAGCGCTATATTACTCTGGCTCCAATCGCAACAGTGATCGGACTGGCTTTTAAGCTCAAAGATCCGGATCACCTGCTGGGGGAAAAAACCAATATTGGTATCACTTGTGCACTGATTCCGGCAGATCTGCCGGGGATCAAAATCGGCAGGCGGCATTTTCCATTAAATGTGCCATTTCAAAACGGCCCGACTCAGGGGGATAATGTGTTTATCCCGCTTGACTTTATCATTGGCGGCGCAGCCATGGCAGGTCAGGGCTGGAGAATGTTGGTTGAGTGTCTTTCTGTCGGTCGGGGAATTACTCTGCCATCCAACTCTTCTGGCGTGACAAAAACCGTTGCACTGACGACAGGTGCCTACGCAAGAATCCGTCACCAGTTCAAGCAACCCATCGGACAGATGGAAGGTATTGAAGAACCACTTGCAAGGCTTGGCGGAAATGCTTATCTCATGGATGCAACCTGCTGGTTAACCACCACAGGGATTGATTCAGGAGAAAAACCATCCATTATTTCAGCCATAGTCAAACTACACACAACGCACAGAACACAGCTGGTTCTCAAAGATGCCATGGATATTCTGGCCGGTAAAAGCATCTGTCTCGGACCATCGAATTATCTGGCCCGCTATTACCAGAGTGCACCGATAGCGGTCACAGTAGAAGGCGCAAATATTTTAACCCGCTCGATGATCATTTTCGGTCAGGGAATCATTCGGTGCCATCCTTATATCATTCAGGAAATGGAAATTGTCCGCTCAGATCATCAGCATGGTCAGAAAGCCTTTGATAAGATACTCAGCCAACATATTGTCTATATACTCAGCAACTTTGTCCGTTCGTTCTGGTTCGGCCTTAGCGATGGAATCGGCAGTGTAAGCCCGGTTAAAGATCAGACCAGGCGATACTATCAGCAACTCACCCGCTACAGCGCTAATCTGGCTCTGTTAGCCGACATCACATTACTGACTCAGGGAGCCCGGCTGAAAAGAAAAGAGCGCTTGTCAGCCCGGCTTGGAGATATCATCAGTCACCTTTATCTGGCCTCATCCTGCCTGAAACGCTATGAAGATGAAGGGCGTTGTGAAGAAGATCTACCCCTGTTGAAATGGGCAACAGAAGACTGTATGAAAGAGATAGAAACAGCAATTTTACAACTACTTCACAATTACCCTTCCCGCTGGTTAAGCCGTTGGTTAAAGTGCGTGCTGATGCCTTTCGGCTCTCTCCGGCATGGTCCCGATGATGAACTTGATCATCAGGTAGCTATGATTCTTCAGTCTCCGGTTGCTTCCAGAAATCGCCTGGGATGCTATTTGTATCAAAACCCTGTTCCGAACAACCCTGCAGGTCAAATCAACCAGGCGCTCAACCATATTCTTGACGCTGAGCCGATATTTGAAAAAATATGCCAGCATAAAAGTGAACATTATCCATTTATGAAGCTGGATAAATTAGCAGCAATGGCACGACGGGAAGCGCTGATTTCAGAAGAAGAAGCTCATATTTTAGTTCGGGCTGAACAAGAAAGACTTTATGTGATCGGCGTAGACGATTTTTCATCAGAAGACTTGATGGGCGGGCAATATAAAAAATGAAGTCTCCCGGAGAAAAACACGGGAGACGATTCATTCTAAGCGGATTATTTCTTTGGCATATTCAGCTGAAGTTTAGGCTGGAGTGCTTTCTTCGCCTGATGTTTGCGGTATAGCAGCCATCCGATGAGCCCAATGATAATAACAACAACATTCCCGACACCGATATATATCATCTTCATGATCCGGGATTTTTCCCGGTGCGCCAGTAATGCAGCTTCCCGCTCTTTACGCAGTTGCTCTTGCTTCGCCTGTTCCTGCAATAAACGGGTCTTCACAAGGTCCAGCTCTTCAACAACACTATAGGTATGCAAGGGAACAGCAAAAGCTAGCTGACGTTTTGAGGCAAAATCGGTCGCATAAACCTCGCCATCCCATTTATAGTTTCCAAGCGCCCCGGAGTTAGGGATCATCAGTTTAATAGTCTGTCCCTGCTCTCCTGTACTCCCTTCAGCATAATAAACATCACCGTAGATGTTCTCTTGCTCCACATGCGCCACTAAAGAGCCCGGTGTAATTGTGCCGGCAAGACCAGTAAAAATGATTTGATGGGGCTGTCCTGCGATGCGGGACTGGATAAAAGTCGTTGTATATGGCGTTGGATACACCAAAACTTCCTGTTCCTGAGCCCGGAGAAATACACCATTTCCCGAGGTAATCCTGACACGATACTTGCCCGGTTCAGGTGAGATGTTTAACTTCACGGTAAAGACGCCATCCCCGGCTTTTTCGTCTAAACCCCGCCCGTCATCAGCAAACTCTCCGACAACATTCGGAATCGGTCTGGCCTCTTTCAGCAATTTATCTGCGTTTTCAACATACTTGGTAAATGTTACCCGTAACTTGACCCGATCTAAGAAATCACGCAGCTTCAGTGGTTTATCATCAGATGTCAGCCGGGCAGTAAACTTAATCGTCTCATTGTGAAAAATCCGGACAGGTAATTTTGACGCGGTCAATTTCAGGTTCGATATGAGCTGTACATTATTTTTGGGAGTCACTTTACCAATAGCCTGCCACGGTCCCGGCATCGGGTTGTCAATGGAAACAATATCCATCGCAGGCTCCTGATACCATTGCACATTGTCCGGGTGACGTGATGAATAATACTTGACGCCATCAGGCCGGACTAAAACAACCGGGCGGGATGGCTTGGAACGATAAATAACAAAGTTAATCTGAGAAATGGTCGGGTCAACACGAAAACGGTTATCCAGTAACGACATTGAAGATTTTGTTGCAGCATTACTTCCCAGACTCACGACAAGCCCAACGATGATGATTAAAGTCCGCAACATATATTCAATTCTCCTACTGACGCCACAAACAAGTACCACTTTTTTCAACGAGATCTAATCTTTCCTGATGTGCTTGTAATTCATCGGCAGAAGCCTTCAAAACCTTTAATGTTTTTCGTTCTGAAACGACACGTCTGACAGAATCACCTTCTCCTGAATTCTGACCGGCAGAAAATTCAAGTGACGTCTGCCCACCCGTCATTAACAGATAAACATCAGCCAGAATCTCAGCATCGAGTAAGGCTCCGTGCAACGTACGGTGAGAATTGTCAATCCCATAACGATCACAAAGCACATCAAGATTATTCCGTTTTCCCGGGAAAATCTTCTTCGCCATTGCCAGAGTATCTGTAATCTGGCAATAGTCAGAAATTAAACCGGTGCCCGCATTTAATTTAGCAAACTCGTAGTCAATAAACCCGGTATCAAAGGGCGCATTGTGTGCAACCAATTCTGCACCTTGCATAAATTCAAGAAAAGAGTCATGGACATCAGCATACTCAGGCTTATCCACTAAAAACGCATCGGTAATCCCGTGAACCTCAATCGCTTCAGGCTGAATTTCCCGATCTGGTTTCAGATACACATGAAAATGTCTGCCCGTTAATTTACGGTTAATAATTTCAACGGCACCAATTTCGATAATCCGGTGGCCTTCGTAATGAGGACCGCCTTCACGATTCATACCGGTTGTTTCGGTATCAAGCACAATAATCCGGTGCGCTCCGGACTCATTGCCATGTGTTTCAGTACTGGTATTCATAGGGATAACTGTGTCAGACTATATTGAATCAATCATTCACTCTATAGTAACAAATCATGACGAAGCAGGTAGAAATTTTCACTGACGGCTCCTGTCTTGGAAATCCGGGCCCCGGTGGATACGGTATTGTATTACGCTATAAACAAGTTGAAAAAACACTATCTCAGGGTTTCCGGCTCACCACAAATAACCGGATGGAGATGATGGCTGCAGTGGTTGCGCTTCAGTCACTTAAGGAACCCTGTCATGTGGTTTTAACAACGGACAGCCAATACGTTCGCCAGGGTATCACGCAGTGGATATTTAACTGGAAAAAAAGAGGATGGAAAACCGCGGATAAAAAAGCGGTTAAAAACGCAGATCTGTGGCAGGCACTCGATCAAGAAGCGCAAAAGCACAAGATTGACTGGCACTGGGTCAAAGGACATACGGGGCACAGAGAAAATGAGCTCTGCGATGAACTAGCCCGGACTGCGGCAGAAAGCCCAACTCAGGATGATACAGGATATATCCCGGCAGCCTGAGTGCATCAAATTACTTTCCGGTCGAGGTCCGGTAATTCAAACGCACCGGACTTAATGTTCTTTTCAGACGCCAGTGGGGTTTAATTGGCTGTAACGGATAAGTTCTCTTCCTTGCAACAATAAAATACAGGCTGCTGAAAGAACGAATTCCCCCTCCGGTATTATTTTCCAGCCATGTCCAGAAAGCCCGGCAGTTTTGGGCGGGGAACAGCCCGTATCTGTCACATTCAATGACCTGATAATTCAGCACACCCAGCCAGTCAGCAATCCGGTTGGGGGTAAACATCCGCCCGCTCCACGGAAAATATTTTTTACGCCACGGTAACAAGCTTGTGCAGCCAACCAGACTCACGGGATTAAACCCGGTGATCACAATATATCCGTCATCAATCAGCACTCTGTCGACTTCACGCAGCATTCGGTGTGGATCATTGCAATAATCCAGCTGATGGGCCATCAGAACCATATCAACACTTTTTTCCATAAACGGTAATGCATAACCATCAGCAATAACCGTATGCAACTTATTTTCAACATCCAGATGAACCTGATGTTGAATATTTGACTGACTACTGGCAATCTCACAACTCAGGCCACCAAGTTTCAACATATGGTAACCAAATAACTTAGGCCACCACTCGTCCAGACGCGCCTGGATTGATTCACGAACCCATGAACCATTTTTAAGCTGGTCCCAAGAGTAGGGCTTTTCAATTTTTTTTTGACTACGTGCTGGTTCCATGACTTAACCGTGCTAATAATGTGCAAATGAATGGAGAAAACTCATGTTAAACATCAAAAGCATACCTGCATTCAGGGATAATTACATCTGGCTGATTCAAAATCAGGAGCAACATTGCGTCGTTGTCGATCCGGGCGATGCCCAGGTTGTTTTATCCTTCCTGGAGAAAAACAATCTGGCACTGGATGCAATTCTGATCACGCATCATCATGCTGACCACACGGGTGGTATCTCAGATTTAATCAAACACTTTCCCGGAGTCAATGTAGTCGGTCCGGTTGATGAAGCAATTCAATCAGTCACTCACCCGGTCAGGGACGGTGAACAAATTGAAATATTCGGGCATACTTTTGACATTATGGGCCTGAAAGGTCATACCCTTGGACATATTGGCTATTATCACGAAGACATTTTATTTTGCGGCGATACCCTGTTCTCTGCCGGATGTGGCCGGGTCTTTGAAGGCACCTGCGAAGAGATGTGGCTTTCGCTGCAAAAACTGATGGCCTTACCTGAAACAACCCGGGTTTACTGTGCACATGAGTATACAGCGGCGAATCTTGCTTTTGCACTGGCCGTCGAACCAGAAAATGCCGCTCTGCAGCACTACCGGGAACAGGTCAACAGACTTCGGGCAAATCACCAGCCAACGATCCCTTCAACCATTGGTCTGGAACTGAAAGTTAATCCATTTTTACGTCCATCAGAGCCGGAGATCATCAAATCTGTGTCAGATCGCACATCGCAACATGATCCACTCTCTGTCTTTACTGCTCTGAGAACATGGAAAAACGAATTTTAACGATTTGATCCTTGTCATCCGGATGTTTCAGCAAGTATCATCACAAGCCACTGGATAAAGAACTGTATCAATTTTATGAGAAATCATATTTTCGGAGTGTTATTGCTCCTGCTGGCAGGATGCCAGACAACTCAGATAAGCCATCAGAAAACGGAAGAAGTACCAGAGAAAACGGTACAGGCGCATAGACCTTCTGCTGACACTGAAGTCGCCGTATCCCAGTCTTCCCCGGCTCAGCCTGTGATAATGCAACCCGATTTACCTCAGGATCAATCCGATCTTTGGCAAAGAATCAGTATGCAGTTCTCACTTCCTATTCCACAGAACAAATCCGTTCAACGTTACCGGAACTGGTATTTAAAACATCCACAGCATCTGATTACTGTCGCTAAACGCGCAACGCCGTTCCTGTATCTCATTACAACCAAGATAGAAAAACGTCATCTCCCGCTCGAACTGGCTTTGCTCCCTGTGGTTGAAAGCTCATTTGACGCATTTGCCTATTCCCATGGCCGGGCAGCAGGACTGTGGCAGTTTGTTCCTTCGACAGGGAAAAGATATGGGCTGCAACAAAATTTCTGGTATGACGGCA carries:
- the fadE gene encoding acyl-CoA dehydrogenase FadE translates to MSLLFSVIVLFLIWGICLYHRASLLVTLSSLFATLAMLTFLNIAGAVAWYFMLLIVACTTIPALRQILFTSFLYNQFSTKLPHISKTETEALHAGTVWWEAELFRGKPDWKKLHQYPAPHLTAKEQAFIDGPVNQVCEMANDFQITHELADLPPEIWNFLKKHRFFALIIKKQYGGLEFSAHAQSVILQKLASVSGILSITVGVPNSLGPGELLQHYGTEKQKNHYLPRLASGKEIPCFALTSTEAGSDATSIPDKGIVCEGTWDGKKILGIRLTWNKRYITLAPIATVIGLAFKLKDPDHLLGEKTNIGITCALIPADLPGIKIGRRHFPLNVPFQNGPTQGDNVFIPLDFIIGGAAMAGQGWRMLVECLSVGRGITLPSNSSGVTKTVALTTGAYARIRHQFKQPIGQMEGIEEPLARLGGNAYLMDATCWLTTTGIDSGEKPSIISAIVKLHTTHRTQLVLKDAMDILAGKSICLGPSNYLARYYQSAPIAVTVEGANILTRSMIIFGQGIIRCHPYIIQEMEIVRSDHQHGQKAFDKILSQHIVYILSNFVRSFWFGLSDGIGSVSPVKDQTRRYYQQLTRYSANLALLADITLLTQGARLKRKERLSARLGDIISHLYLASSCLKRYEDEGRCEEDLPLLKWATEDCMKEIETAILQLLHNYPSRWLSRWLKCVLMPFGSLRHGPDDELDHQVAMILQSPVASRNRLGCYLYQNPVPNNPAGQINQALNHILDAEPIFEKICQHKSEHYPFMKLDKLAAMARREALISEEEAHILVRAEQERLYVIGVDDFSSEDLMGGQYKK
- a CDS encoding class II glutamine amidotransferase → MCELLGMSANVPTDICFSFTGLIQRGGKTGPHRDGWGITFYEGKGFRTFKDPKPGYQSAIAQLVQNYPIKSKAVVSHIRQANRGHVNLENTHPFTRELWGRFWTFAHNGQLTGFEDLDTENHRPVGQTDSEQAFCWLLKKLDDVYPLPPANMKDVYRYIASCCDQLKEMGVFNMLLTDGEYVMSYCTNHLYWITRQAPFGKATLIDEDVEVNFQEETSPEDIVTVIATQPLTANEAWTRMKPGEYNVFHCGELIESNAALLKDVPFAEAKPGC
- the lpcA gene encoding D-sedoheptulose 7-phosphate isomerase, which codes for MYQDLIKNELAEAADVLNTFLSNDENIAQIEKAAKLLADSFKQGGKVLSCGNGGSHCDAMHFAEELTGRYRENRPGYPGIAISDPSHLSCVSNDFGYEFVFSRYVEAVGAQGDVLFGLSTSGNSGNILKAIEAAKAKGMKTIALTGKDGGKMAGIADVEIRVPHFGYADRIQEIHIKIIHILIMLIEKEMA
- the purN gene encoding phosphoribosylglycinamide formyltransferase; this encodes MKNIVVLVSGNGTNLQAIIDACDSDITNGKVTAVFSNKADAFALERAKQAGASAIFVDPKSFDTRDAFDRSLMEQIDQFEPTLIILAGYMRILSGEFVRHYMGKMINIHPSLLPKYPGLNTYQRAILAGDEEHGTSVHFVTEQLDGGPVILQAKVPIDDDDTIDTLTKKVQTEEHRIYPLVAKWFIEERVRMENGIAYFDDKELGVHGYTGPHN
- the purM gene encoding phosphoribosylformylglycinamidine cyclo-ligase → MTGQNKSLSYKDAGVDIDAGNALVDRIKGAVKQTRRPEVMGGLGGFGALCEIPAKYSHPVLVSGTDGVGTKLRLALDMKKHDTIGIDLVAMCVNDLIVQGAEPLFFLDYYATGKLDVDTAADVVSGIAEGCQSAGCALIGGETAEMPGMYEGNDYDVAGFCVGVVEKENIIDGSKVSAGDSLIAVGSSGPHSNGFSLIRKILEVSGADLSEKLENKTIGEHLLEPTKIYIKSGLKLIAEHDIHAISHITGGGFWENIPRVLPENTKAVIQGNSWEWPEIFKWLQAQGNVETHEMYRTFNCGVGLIIALPSEQAHSAVELLKAEGENAWIIGQIEQADTNEEQVEIK
- the smrA gene encoding DNA endonuclease SmrA, with protein sequence MSQEDFNLFQQMVQGVKPLSHDTAELKTSHQATEAQLARREAAEFINKDDEDYLSLNHAPMLKPYDVIAFKRNGVQDGVYRKLRLGKYPLQARLDLHRHTLEQARKEIIRFIDQCNKMDIRTVVIVHGKGERSNPPALLKSFIAHWMPQIDNVQCVHSAQPQHGGTGAVYVLLRKSQAQKLENRERHQKRHPIS
- the upp gene encoding uracil phosphoribosyltransferase, which produces MKVVEIKHPLVKHKLGLMREGDISTKRFRELATEVGSLLTYEATANFETEKVTIEGWDGPVEVDQLKGKKVTVVPILRAGLGMMDGVLEHIPSARISVVGIYRDEETLQPVPYFNKIASNIEERIALVVDPMLATGGSMIATIDLLKSKGCKNFKVLVLVAAPEGIEALEKAHPDVELYTAAIDEKLNDKGYIVPGLGDAGDKIFGTK